The Algihabitans albus genome includes a window with the following:
- a CDS encoding MAPEG family protein: MSLTVTPFYASLLGLQLIFLSLRVIRLRRRSRVPLGDGGDETLLRCLRVQGNFAEYVPFCLLLIALAELQGLPVWPLHGLGLALLAGRLIHASGVSRDPEPYRLRVIGMFLTFAVLGFGAALNLLLSVQALL; encoded by the coding sequence ATGTCCCTGACCGTCACGCCTTTCTATGCAAGCCTTCTAGGTCTGCAGCTCATTTTTTTGAGTCTCAGGGTCATCCGTCTACGGAGACGAAGTCGCGTTCCGCTCGGTGACGGCGGCGACGAGACGCTGCTGCGCTGCCTGAGGGTACAGGGGAACTTCGCAGAGTACGTTCCCTTCTGTCTATTGCTGATCGCATTGGCAGAGCTGCAAGGCCTACCGGTTTGGCCTCTGCATGGGCTCGGTCTGGCTCTACTGGCCGGGCGTCTCATCCATGCAAGCGGCGTCAGTCGCGACCCCGAACCCTACCGTCTGCGCGTGATCGGTATGTTCTTGACCTTTGCCGTGCTCGGGTTCGGCGCGGCGCTAAATCTGCTTCTCTCGGTGCAGGCCTTACTATAA
- a CDS encoding VPLPA-CTERM sorting domain-containing protein, whose protein sequence is MALAGALSAALLTTQTAAAAVMDVTGTTTGGSFDSFSRPGAPGVHGLELRGGRQKTRGDWELGLGTQTSTRGGFRQAQFGWGKHLDVWAFEYVYSAGSAQLWLWDPETARSSDPLLTYSGSLLTGNAVSIFAKRQAQIQITEFDGQSVNFRVGDAANKNLSETAIFASAGFADGFNIRGRLALLAGGGSKHALTVQAGEVAAVAAVPLPAAAWFLLTGLGGLAGLRWLKGRESRGT, encoded by the coding sequence ATGGCCTTGGCCGGCGCACTAAGCGCCGCATTACTGACGACACAAACGGCCGCCGCCGCGGTTATGGACGTGACCGGTACGACGACCGGCGGGTCCTTTGACTCCTTCAGCAGGCCGGGCGCCCCAGGCGTGCATGGGTTGGAGCTGCGCGGCGGACGCCAGAAGACTCGTGGCGACTGGGAACTCGGGCTCGGGACGCAGACCAGCACGCGCGGCGGCTTCCGTCAGGCGCAATTCGGTTGGGGCAAGCACCTCGACGTCTGGGCTTTTGAATATGTCTACAGCGCCGGATCCGCCCAACTCTGGCTGTGGGACCCGGAGACCGCGCGCTCGAGCGATCCGCTGCTGACCTACTCCGGCTCCCTGCTCACCGGCAACGCCGTCAGTATCTTCGCCAAACGCCAGGCCCAGATCCAGATCACCGAGTTCGACGGCCAGAGCGTGAACTTCCGGGTGGGCGATGCGGCGAACAAGAACCTCTCGGAGACCGCGATCTTCGCCAGTGCCGGCTTCGCCGACGGCTTCAACATCCGCGGGCGTCTGGCGCTGCTCGCCGGCGGCGGTTCCAAACACGCCTTGACCGTGCAGGCGGGCGAGGTGGCCGCCGTCGCCGCCGTTCCCCTGCCCGCGGCTGCCTGGTTCCTGCTGACAGGCCTCGGTGGCCTGGCCGGCCTGCGTTGGCTGAAAGGACGCGAGAGTCGCGGCACCTAA